GGAGCTTCCTCTCGCCAGCGCAACAAGTGATAGCCAGTTCGCAGGTCATCGTTAGCAAGGTAGGACTCCAGGTCGAGCTCATGGGCAGACCAAAGCCAGCGCTGCATCGTTGAATCTGTCCAGACATCATCGGGACCAAGCTCACGGGCTAGACGGATCATTTGTTCCAGCAGCCAATTGCAGACCACATTGAGGCGGTGGTTGTAAACACTGCGGTACATCAGGTTTCGCACCACGAGGTAGTGCTCGACGGCCATTAGACCCTTTGGATGAATCGCGAGTTCCCCATCTGGCGCCAGGGTGAGTGCAGCCAGGATTCTCTCTAAATCAAGCTGGCCATAGCTCGTCCCTGTGCTGTAGCTATCGCGCAGCAAGTAATCGAGTCTGTCGCAGTCGAGTTGGCTGCTCACAAGGTCCTTAATCACCCTGCGTTCTGTGCTGCCGTGCTCTAGAAGTGCGGCCACGGCCTCTGAGCTTCCCGGTTGGAATCGTTCGAGTGGCTCCTGGATCGCCGGGTGCTCTCGAACAATGCGTGCGGACCAATGTTCATGGTGGGTGCCAAACATCTCCTCGCCGGTGTGGCTCAGGGGCGCATGACCTAAGTCATGGAGCAGGGCTGCTGCATAGAGCACGCCACGATGACGTTCCAGTGATGGATCCATGGCCAACAAGCCCTGAAAGGCCTGTCGTGCGATGTGGAAAACGCCAAGAGAGTGGGTGAACCGGCTCGATTCAGCGCCGTGGAAGGTTAAAAATGCAGGCCCGAGCTGGCGAATGCGCCGCAGCCTTTGAAAGGGAGCTGCGTCAACGAGCTCGAGCACCAGCGCTTCTGCTGGGTCGTCTGTATTGAGCGCGATGCCGCCATGA
The window above is part of the Synechococcus sp. WH 8020 genome. Proteins encoded here:
- a CDS encoding HD domain-containing protein — protein: MSSRTYHDPLHGGIALNTDDPAEALVLELVDAAPFQRLRRIRQLGPAFLTFHGAESSRFTHSLGVFHIARQAFQGLLAMDPSLERHRGVLYAAALLHDLGHAPLSHTGEEMFGTHHEHWSARIVREHPAIQEPLERFQPGSSEAVAALLEHGSTERRVIKDLVSSQLDCDRLDYLLRDSYSTGTSYGQLDLERILAALTLAPDGELAIHPKGLMAVEHYLVVRNLMYRSVYNHRLNVVCNWLLEQMIRLARELGPDDVWTDSTMQRWLWSAHELDLESYLANDDLRTGYHLLRWREEAPRPLAELCDRFLNRRLLKALDVDSLSKEKQLECLALARGLAEAEGLDPSLCCGLRHQQLHGYHPYRGGLRLWNGQQLQALEQCSELVRSLSKPASTSWLIYPKQISQELKRKVGQYLAHL